A single region of the Lysinibacillus sp. B2A1 genome encodes:
- a CDS encoding lysoplasmalogenase, whose translation MFKKFLISVIAVFGFYYIFFYSHIEENIKLIFKVIPMLLIIILAASQKGIKKYQLLIVVGLIFCMVGDYTLQWFLVGLTSFLIGHIFYIFAFSSTNERQVPSWAKIILLVYGASMAMWIAGTVLSSGDVVLGIAVIAYISIILMMGWTAIRTGSTFAIIGALLFIASDSYLAINKFVMPLSFSHEIIMLTYYSAQLLIALSILQYSEIRSKVLQ comes from the coding sequence TTGTTTAAAAAATTTTTAATTTCTGTCATAGCTGTGTTTGGTTTTTATTATATTTTTTTCTATTCCCATATAGAAGAAAATATAAAGCTTATCTTTAAAGTTATCCCTATGCTATTAATCATTATTTTAGCTGCTTCTCAAAAAGGCATAAAGAAGTACCAGTTGCTGATTGTTGTTGGTCTTATTTTTTGTATGGTGGGTGATTATACATTACAGTGGTTTCTCGTTGGATTAACAAGTTTTTTAATCGGTCATATTTTTTATATCTTTGCCTTTTCGTCTACTAATGAGCGACAGGTACCATCATGGGCAAAAATAATTCTACTTGTTTATGGGGCAAGTATGGCTATGTGGATTGCTGGAACGGTGCTTTCTTCTGGAGATGTCGTCCTAGGTATTGCAGTCATCGCGTATATATCCATTATCTTAATGATGGGTTGGACTGCGATTCGCACAGGCTCCACTTTCGCAATAATTGGGGCGCTGTTATTTATCGCATCGGATTCCTATTTAGCCATTAATAAATTTGTAATGCCCCTATCCTTTTCACATGAGATTATTATGCTGACCTATTACAGCGCTCAATTACTCATAGCTTTAAGCATCCTTCAATATTCCGAAATCCGAAGTAAAGTGTTACAATAA
- a CDS encoding oxygen-insensitive NADPH nitroreductase — protein sequence MVKDLLRSHSSVRIYDGNPISKEIIEELIATAQMAATSHFVQAYSVILVTDEEKKEQLGLLSGNPRQYETSGAAFVFCVDFKRLQIAGKLEGVEIVADTAENVLVGVADVSLFAQNFVIAAESMGYGICYIGGVRNKPAEISELLNLPDHVFPLFGLTIGVPARRNEVKPRLPVAAILHENEYNAQQYEELLPSYNETMEAYYNSRSSNRKIDNWTKQMADFLMEQRRPHINEFLAKKGFNWK from the coding sequence ATGGTTAAAGATTTATTGCGTAGCCACTCTTCGGTTCGAATTTATGATGGTAATCCAATTTCGAAGGAAATTATCGAGGAGTTAATTGCTACTGCGCAAATGGCTGCTACCTCTCATTTTGTACAAGCTTATAGTGTTATTTTGGTAACAGATGAGGAAAAAAAGGAACAACTAGGCTTGCTCTCTGGTAACCCTCGTCAATACGAAACCTCTGGTGCTGCATTTGTCTTTTGTGTAGATTTTAAACGTCTACAAATAGCTGGTAAACTAGAAGGCGTAGAAATTGTAGCAGATACAGCCGAAAACGTGCTTGTTGGGGTTGCGGATGTATCATTATTTGCTCAAAACTTTGTTATTGCTGCAGAGTCAATGGGATACGGTATCTGCTATATTGGTGGTGTTCGTAACAAACCTGCGGAAATTAGCGAATTATTAAATTTACCTGACCATGTTTTCCCACTCTTTGGCTTAACGATCGGGGTTCCCGCTCGCCGTAATGAAGTAAAACCTCGGCTACCAGTTGCTGCAATCCTACATGAAAATGAATACAATGCACAACAGTACGAGGAGCTTTTACCAAGTTACAATGAAACAATGGAAGCCTATTATAATAGTCGTTCTTCCAATAGAAAAATTGACAACTGGACAAAACAAATGGCTGATTTTTTAATGGAACAACGCCGTCCACATATTAATGAATTCTTAGCTAAAAAAGGTTTCAATTGGAAATAG
- a CDS encoding acetyl-CoA hydrolase, giving the protein MEEKLAKKLRNEQLRSKVVTAEEAASWIKDGMVLGMSGFTRAGDVKVVPLALVEKAKKESFQVDVYTGASLGPEVDQYLAEAGVIRKRGPFQADAGIRNKINSGDITFVDAHLSHNAELVRQSIIGPIDFAIIEAAAITEDGLLIPTTSVGNSPIFVQEADQVIIELNVAQLDALEGVHDIFVPGPQGKRDPILLQKASDRLGTTGIPLDLEKVKGIVISDILDAPSTIVPADEETDIMANHLLSFLRDEIKVGRLTTSLRPIQSGVGSVANAVLLGFKESEFENLEVYSEVLQDAVFELIDAGKVSFASATSITLSEEVGNRVYGNFDKYADKLVLRPQEISNQPEIIRRLGLISVNTALEVDIYGNVNSTHVSGTKMMNGIGGSGDFARNARLGIFVTKSYAKGGNISSIVPMVSHVDHTEHDVDVIVTEQGVADLRGLAPKERVALIIDNCAHPEYREQLWKYFNDANEATGGHHTPHDLEKALSWHVNYAKSGTMKDAVLSKKK; this is encoded by the coding sequence ATGGAAGAAAAGTTAGCGAAAAAGCTTCGTAATGAACAGCTGCGAAGCAAGGTTGTCACAGCAGAAGAAGCAGCATCTTGGATTAAGGATGGTATGGTACTTGGGATGAGTGGATTTACACGTGCTGGTGATGTTAAAGTAGTACCGCTTGCACTTGTTGAAAAAGCTAAAAAAGAGAGCTTTCAGGTAGATGTATATACAGGTGCATCACTAGGTCCTGAAGTTGACCAGTACTTAGCCGAGGCTGGCGTTATTCGTAAACGTGGACCTTTCCAGGCAGATGCGGGAATTCGAAATAAAATCAACAGTGGTGATATTACATTTGTCGATGCGCATCTGTCACACAATGCAGAATTAGTACGACAGAGCATTATAGGTCCTATTGATTTTGCGATTATTGAAGCGGCTGCTATTACAGAAGATGGCTTACTAATTCCTACAACTTCTGTTGGTAATTCTCCGATTTTTGTACAAGAGGCCGATCAAGTAATTATTGAGCTGAATGTGGCTCAGCTTGATGCATTAGAGGGAGTGCATGATATCTTTGTTCCAGGACCACAAGGAAAACGTGATCCAATTCTATTACAAAAGGCTTCAGATAGACTTGGCACAACAGGTATTCCGCTAGATTTAGAGAAAGTAAAGGGTATTGTGATTTCTGATATTTTAGATGCGCCATCAACAATTGTTCCGGCTGATGAAGAAACAGATATTATGGCCAATCATTTATTAAGTTTCCTACGTGATGAAATTAAAGTGGGACGTTTAACAACGAGTTTACGACCAATTCAGTCAGGAGTAGGGTCCGTAGCAAATGCTGTATTATTAGGCTTCAAAGAGTCTGAGTTTGAAAATTTAGAGGTCTACTCAGAAGTGCTGCAGGATGCAGTATTCGAATTAATTGATGCTGGTAAAGTAAGTTTTGCATCTGCTACTTCTATTACCCTGTCAGAGGAAGTTGGAAACCGGGTTTATGGTAATTTTGATAAATATGCAGATAAATTAGTATTACGCCCACAGGAAATTTCGAATCAGCCAGAAATTATTCGCCGACTCGGGTTGATTTCTGTAAATACAGCGCTGGAAGTTGATATTTACGGAAATGTGAATTCAACACATGTTTCTGGCACAAAAATGATGAACGGTATTGGTGGTTCTGGAGACTTTGCACGTAACGCACGATTGGGTATTTTCGTCACAAAGTCTTACGCAAAAGGTGGTAATATCTCAAGTATTGTTCCAATGGTATCACATGTGGATCATACAGAGCACGATGTAGACGTAATCGTGACAGAGCAGGGGGTAGCGGACTTGCGAGGACTGGCTCCGAAAGAAAGAGTTGCGTTAATTATCGATAATTGTGCACATCCTGAGTATCGTGAGCAATTATGGAAGTATTTTAACGATGCTAATGAAGCAACGGGTGGACATCATACGCCGCACGACCTAGAGAAAGCGCTTTCATGGCATGTAAATTATGCAAAAAGCGGCACTATGAAGGACGCAGTATTATCAAAAAAAAAATAG